A part of Scleropages formosus chromosome 3, fSclFor1.1, whole genome shotgun sequence genomic DNA contains:
- the LOC108923719 gene encoding lipocalin-like: MTPNVLRVLAALLCLLLVHAEVQPQKDFDLQAMAGKWYLIGFATNAPWFVSKKAEMKMGTAVLKPTADGNLDMSYSSLNSDGSCWRMSHLAKKSDIPGKFTFRSQRWGNDNDMRVVDVKSDEFALVHTIKTKGGVSTVLNKLYGRTTDVGQDIMDKFRKLSVETGVLPENIVILPKNGECASA; the protein is encoded by the exons ATGACGCCCAACGTCCTGAGGGTGCTGGCAGCGCTGCTCTGCCTCCTGCTTGTCCACGCAGAAGTCCAGCCTCAGAAGGACTTCGACCTGCAGGCG ATGGCAGGGAAGTGGTACCTGATCGGGTTTGCCACCAACGCCCCGTGGTTCGTCAGCAAAAAGGCCGAGATGAAGATGGGGACGGCCGTCCTGAAGCCAACTGCAGATGGCAACCTGGACATGTCCTACTCCAGCCTCAA CTCAGACGGCTCCTGCTGGAGGATGTCCCACCTGGCCAAGAAGAGCGATATCCCCGGAAAATTCACGTTCCGCAGCCAGC GTTGGGGCAATGACAACGACATGCGGGTGGTTGATGTGAAGTCTGATGAGTTCGCCCTGGTCCACACCATCAAGACCAAGGGCGGCGTCTCCACGGTGCTCAACAAGCTCTACG GTCGCACCACGGACGTGGGCCAGGACATCATGGACAAATTCCGCAAGTTGTCTGTAGAGACGGGCGTTTTGCCGGAGAACATCGTCATCCTGCCCAAGAACG GGGAATGCGCTTCCGCATAA